Proteins encoded within one genomic window of Amycolatopsis sp. 2-15:
- a CDS encoding acyl-CoA carboxylase subunit beta, with the protein MSSATQPLGTPPEEEPDIHTTAGKLADLYRRYDEAVHAGSERAIEKQHAKGKKTARERIDLLLDEGSFVELDELARHRSTNFGLEKNRPYGDGVVSGYGTVNGRPVCVFSQDVTVFGGALGEVYGEKIVKVMDLAIKTGCPIIGMNEGGGARIQEGVVSLGLYAEIFRRNTHASGVIPQISLIMGANAGGHVYSPALTDFVVMVDETSQMFITGPDVVKTVTGEDVTFEELGGARTHNTKSGVAHYLGSDDEDAIAYVKELLSYLPQNNLSEPPAFEPGEPAGFFDDVTDTDRELDTIIPDSPNTPYDMHEVVTRVLDDGEFLEVHELFAPNILVGFGRVDGQSVGVVANQPTQFAGCLDIAASEKAARFVRTCDAFNIPVLTFVDVPGFLPGTDQEWNGIIRRGAKLIYAYAEATVPLVTVITRKAYGGAYDVMGSKHLGADVNLAWPTAQVAVMGAQGAANIVHRKTLAAAAAEGRDVDALRAELIQEYEDTLLNPYAAAERGYVDSVIVPAHTRGHITKALALLKTKRETLPPKKHGNIPL; encoded by the coding sequence ATGAGCAGTGCGACGCAGCCGCTCGGGACTCCACCCGAGGAAGAACCGGACATCCACACCACGGCCGGCAAGCTCGCGGACCTCTACCGCCGCTACGACGAGGCCGTGCACGCCGGATCCGAGCGTGCCATCGAGAAGCAGCACGCCAAGGGCAAGAAAACGGCCCGCGAGCGCATCGACCTGCTGCTCGACGAGGGTTCGTTCGTCGAGCTCGACGAGCTGGCGCGCCACCGCTCCACGAACTTCGGGCTGGAGAAGAACCGCCCGTACGGCGACGGCGTGGTGTCGGGCTACGGCACCGTCAACGGGCGGCCCGTGTGCGTGTTCTCCCAGGACGTCACGGTCTTCGGCGGCGCGCTCGGCGAGGTCTACGGCGAGAAGATCGTGAAGGTCATGGACCTCGCGATCAAAACCGGCTGCCCGATCATCGGCATGAACGAGGGCGGTGGCGCGCGCATCCAGGAAGGCGTGGTCTCCCTCGGCCTCTACGCCGAGATCTTCCGCCGCAACACCCATGCGTCGGGCGTGATCCCGCAGATCTCGCTGATCATGGGCGCCAACGCCGGCGGGCACGTCTACTCCCCCGCGCTCACCGACTTCGTGGTGATGGTCGACGAGACGTCGCAGATGTTCATCACCGGCCCGGACGTCGTCAAGACCGTGACGGGCGAGGACGTGACCTTCGAGGAGCTCGGCGGCGCGCGCACGCACAACACCAAGTCCGGCGTCGCGCACTACCTGGGCTCCGACGACGAGGACGCGATCGCCTACGTCAAGGAACTGCTGTCGTACCTGCCGCAGAACAACCTTTCCGAGCCGCCGGCCTTCGAGCCGGGTGAGCCCGCCGGGTTCTTCGACGACGTGACCGACACCGACCGCGAGCTCGACACGATCATCCCCGACTCGCCGAACACGCCGTACGACATGCACGAGGTCGTCACCCGCGTGCTCGACGACGGCGAATTCCTCGAGGTCCACGAGCTCTTCGCGCCCAACATCCTCGTGGGCTTCGGCCGCGTCGACGGGCAGAGCGTGGGCGTGGTCGCGAACCAGCCGACGCAGTTCGCCGGCTGCCTCGACATCGCCGCGTCGGAGAAAGCCGCGCGGTTCGTGCGCACGTGCGACGCGTTCAACATCCCCGTGCTCACCTTCGTGGACGTGCCCGGTTTCCTGCCCGGCACCGACCAGGAGTGGAACGGCATCATCCGCCGCGGCGCGAAGCTGATCTACGCCTACGCGGAGGCCACGGTCCCGCTGGTCACGGTGATCACGCGCAAGGCCTACGGCGGCGCGTACGACGTGATGGGCTCCAAGCACCTCGGCGCCGACGTCAACCTGGCCTGGCCGACCGCGCAGGTCGCGGTGATGGGCGCCCAAGGCGCGGCGAACATCGTGCACCGCAAGACACTCGCGGCCGCCGCGGCCGAGGGGCGCGACGTGGACGCGCTGCGCGCCGAGCTGATCCAGGAGTACGAGGACACGCTGCTGAACCCGTACGCCGCCGCCGAGCGCGGGTACGTCGACTCGGTGATCGTGCCGGCGCACACGCGCGGCCACATCACGAAGGCGTTGGCGCTGCTGAAGACCAAGCGCGAAACGCTGCCACCCAAGAAGCACGGCAACATCCCCCTGTGA
- a CDS encoding acyl-CoA carboxylase subunit epsilon yields MSDRPLLRVVRGNPDDAELAALTAVVAAVAAASGGSPAPQRRTSWWNDRATRLSTTPHPGDGAWPASALPR; encoded by the coding sequence GTGAGCGATCGCCCTCTGCTCCGCGTCGTCCGCGGCAACCCGGACGACGCCGAACTCGCGGCCCTCACCGCCGTCGTCGCAGCGGTGGCGGCCGCTTCGGGTGGCTCGCCCGCGCCCCAACGCCGCACGTCGTGGTGGAACGACCGCGCGACCCGGCTGAGCACGACGCCGCACCCGGGCGACGGCGCGTGGCCGGCTTCGGCGCTGCCGCGCTGA
- a CDS encoding TetR/AcrR family transcriptional regulator, translating to MGNTTAPDTRRHHGNRYGRSEDARRAVLEAADDLLVEHGFAGLTIERIAAAAGVAKQTIYRWWPSKVDILLDALGDDLAEELVPPDHGDLRRDLREHLAAVATFLTTADAGAVFRALIGQAQHDPELAARLRAEQIHGQHERDRLPFERAVARGELPADTELDSLVEQAIGPVHYRVLVTGAPVTREFTDALADRVVNACAGI from the coding sequence GTGGGAAACACCACTGCACCGGACACGCGCCGGCACCACGGGAACCGCTACGGCCGCAGCGAGGACGCACGCCGCGCCGTGCTGGAGGCTGCCGACGACCTGCTGGTGGAACACGGTTTCGCCGGGCTCACGATCGAGCGGATCGCGGCCGCCGCGGGCGTGGCGAAGCAGACGATCTACCGCTGGTGGCCGTCCAAAGTGGACATTCTGCTGGACGCGCTCGGCGACGACCTCGCCGAGGAGCTCGTGCCGCCCGACCACGGCGACCTGCGCCGCGACCTGCGGGAGCACCTCGCGGCCGTCGCGACCTTCCTGACCACGGCCGACGCCGGCGCGGTGTTCCGTGCGCTCATCGGCCAGGCACAGCACGACCCGGAGCTGGCCGCGCGGCTGCGTGCGGAGCAGATCCACGGGCAGCACGAACGCGACCGGCTGCCGTTCGAACGCGCGGTCGCCCGCGGCGAGCTCCCCGCCGACACCGAGCTCGACAGCCTGGTGGAGCAGGCCATCGGGCCCGTCCACTACCGCGTACTGGTCACCGGCGCGCCCGTCACACGCGAGTTCACCGACGCCCTGGCCGACCGCGTCGTGAACGCCTGCGCCGGCATCTGA
- a CDS encoding MFS transporter, translating to MPTHVLEEGGKDGAVATAPRKFAALYNKDCRPYLFGAALAMMADNIEHVITYWVLWEKFHSPALTGFEVISHWVPFLLFSVYFGGLADRHDCRRIIQAAQVLFMLVSALWGVLILTDSLQVWSACVLLILHGVAGAVWGPGEQLMLHDFVGPAELPSAVRLNATFRSLGILFGPVVGSALLLGLGPVVGIFVNVAFYLPLTIFLFRTKFTGHTRDGGIVARPRVGLFDSVRVLREVGANPTMVGMIILAGLGAFFVGASLQSSMPIFAQDLGAGSAGTAYGVLLFANGAGGVLGGILLEATGRIKPSVFAAVVSTAIYGLSSLFFALTASYPLALVLLVIGGVANLASMSIGQTVVQLLAKPAERGRVIGVYNVSANGLRAGSGFTVGLLGAAVGVHWSLGLSAAALTVGTGISGWYSLWGKRAREARKQLQHVAD from the coding sequence GTGCCGACGCACGTCCTGGAGGAAGGCGGCAAGGACGGCGCGGTCGCGACCGCGCCGCGCAAGTTCGCCGCGCTGTACAACAAGGACTGCCGTCCGTACCTGTTCGGCGCGGCGCTGGCGATGATGGCCGACAACATCGAGCACGTCATCACCTACTGGGTGCTGTGGGAGAAGTTCCACTCGCCCGCGCTCACCGGTTTCGAGGTGATCAGCCACTGGGTGCCGTTCCTGCTGTTCTCGGTGTACTTCGGCGGACTGGCCGACCGGCACGACTGCCGGCGGATCATCCAGGCCGCGCAGGTGTTGTTCATGCTCGTGTCGGCACTGTGGGGCGTGCTGATCCTCACCGACTCGCTGCAGGTCTGGAGCGCGTGCGTGCTGCTGATCTTGCACGGCGTCGCGGGCGCGGTCTGGGGTCCGGGCGAACAGCTGATGCTGCACGACTTCGTCGGCCCGGCCGAGCTGCCGAGCGCGGTGCGGCTCAACGCGACGTTCCGCAGCCTGGGGATTCTCTTCGGCCCGGTCGTCGGGTCGGCGCTACTGCTCGGACTGGGGCCGGTGGTGGGGATCTTCGTGAACGTCGCGTTCTACCTGCCGCTCACGATCTTCTTGTTCCGCACCAAGTTCACCGGCCACACCCGCGACGGCGGCATCGTGGCGCGCCCGCGCGTGGGCCTGTTCGACTCGGTGCGGGTGCTGCGCGAGGTCGGCGCGAACCCGACGATGGTCGGGATGATCATCCTGGCCGGCCTCGGCGCCTTCTTCGTCGGTGCGTCCCTGCAGAGCTCGATGCCGATCTTCGCCCAGGACCTGGGCGCGGGCAGCGCCGGCACCGCGTACGGCGTGCTGCTGTTCGCCAACGGCGCCGGAGGCGTCCTCGGCGGCATCCTGCTGGAGGCGACGGGCCGGATCAAACCGAGCGTGTTCGCGGCTGTGGTCAGCACGGCGATCTACGGGCTGTCGAGCCTGTTCTTCGCCCTGACGGCCAGTTATCCACTCGCCTTGGTACTGCTGGTGATCGGCGGGGTCGCGAACCTGGCGTCGATGTCGATCGGGCAGACGGTGGTGCAGCTGCTGGCGAAACCGGCCGAACGCGGGCGGGTGATCGGGGTGTACAACGTCTCCGCCAACGGCCTGCGCGCCGGCAGCGGGTTCACCGTCGGCCTGCTCGGCGCGGCAGTGGGGGTGCACTGGTCCCTGGGCCTGAGCGCGGCCGCGCTGACGGTGGGCACCGGGATATCCGGCTGGTACTCGCTGTGGGGGAAGCGGGCGAGGGAGGCTCGCAAGCAGCTGCAGCACGTGGCCGACTGA
- a CDS encoding PadR family transcriptional regulator, with the protein MVAAKLTALGVAVLELLHEKPMHPYEMAQLMRERYVDQRVKLKAGSLYHTVERLQHNGFVEIVDTQRDGRRPERTVYAMTAAGKDVFEQRAREMLGDVAQEYPEFLSGLAVIDDLGRDMSLAELEHRLTLLRASVAADQVMFERVRDNAVPEIYWLDFRYAAAHRAFELEWCERLYADLASGRIRFQDEKPSLSLITKEDHERKTS; encoded by the coding sequence ATGGTTGCGGCGAAGCTGACCGCTCTGGGGGTGGCCGTGCTGGAGCTTCTCCACGAGAAGCCGATGCACCCCTACGAGATGGCTCAGCTCATGCGCGAGCGGTACGTGGACCAGCGCGTGAAGCTGAAGGCCGGGTCGCTCTACCACACCGTGGAACGGTTGCAGCACAACGGTTTCGTCGAGATCGTCGACACCCAGCGCGACGGCCGGCGGCCCGAGCGGACGGTGTACGCGATGACGGCAGCCGGCAAGGACGTGTTCGAGCAGCGAGCGCGGGAGATGCTGGGCGACGTCGCCCAGGAGTACCCGGAGTTCCTCAGCGGGCTGGCGGTCATCGACGACCTCGGCCGGGACATGTCGCTGGCCGAGCTGGAGCACCGCCTCACGCTGCTGCGCGCGAGCGTCGCGGCGGATCAGGTCATGTTCGAGCGCGTGCGCGACAACGCGGTCCCCGAGATCTACTGGCTTGACTTCCGCTACGCCGCCGCCCACCGGGCTTTTGAACTCGAGTGGTGCGAACGCCTGTACGCCGACCTTGCCTCAGGGCGCATCCGGTTCCAGGACGAGAAGCCCTCCCTCAGTCTCATCACCAAGGAAGACCATGAACGCAAGACAAGCTAA
- a CDS encoding DHA2 family efflux MFS transporter permease subunit: protein MNARQANPWAALSALCLGFFMILLDTTIVSIAVPNMLSKLNTGLNSVVWVISVYLLTYAVPMLFTSRLGDRFGPKRVFLAGLIVFTGASLWCGLSGSVEMLIAARAVQGLGAALMTPQTLAFITHLFPPAKRGPAMGAWGGVAGLATIAGPLLGGVLVDHLGWEWIFFVNVPIGVIAIVLTVLLVPDWQPKNSHAFDFIGIFLSAAGLFCVVFGVQNGQQYDWGTVFAGITVFEFIGAGVVLLVAFVLWQKYNRREPLVPLGVFANRNFSAGTLTATTVGFTMTGMFLPLIIYIQTVLGLSPTLAGALTAPMSLLSGVIAPFVGRASDRINGKYLVMGGLSLLALGIGIIAVQARPDTSPWALIPALLVCGLGIGCIFSPMSNLTMASVQPKLAGTASGIFNTARQVGGVLGSAAIGVLLQARISASIADEATTAAAQLPEQYRQPFADGIAHAAASTGEFGSSGGPAPIPGLPADIAAQAGRLASEAVHNGLTDAARATLILPIAVLILGVLSASFLRRVTPRPAPTPTTPTTSETPVTA from the coding sequence ATGAACGCAAGACAAGCTAACCCGTGGGCCGCGCTGAGCGCGTTGTGCCTGGGGTTCTTCATGATCCTGCTGGACACCACCATCGTGTCCATCGCCGTGCCGAACATGCTGAGCAAGCTCAACACGGGCTTGAACTCCGTGGTGTGGGTGATCAGCGTCTACCTGCTGACCTACGCCGTGCCGATGCTGTTCACCAGCCGCCTGGGTGACCGTTTCGGGCCGAAGCGGGTGTTCCTCGCCGGCCTGATCGTGTTCACCGGCGCCTCGCTCTGGTGCGGCCTGTCCGGCAGCGTCGAGATGCTCATCGCGGCCCGCGCCGTGCAGGGCCTCGGCGCCGCGCTGATGACGCCGCAGACGCTGGCGTTCATCACGCACCTGTTCCCGCCTGCCAAGCGCGGCCCCGCGATGGGCGCGTGGGGCGGCGTCGCCGGCCTGGCCACCATCGCCGGCCCGCTGCTGGGCGGCGTACTGGTCGACCACCTCGGCTGGGAGTGGATCTTCTTCGTCAACGTGCCGATCGGCGTGATCGCCATCGTCCTGACGGTGCTGCTCGTGCCCGATTGGCAGCCGAAAAACTCGCACGCGTTCGACTTCATCGGCATCTTCCTGTCGGCGGCGGGCCTGTTCTGCGTGGTGTTCGGCGTGCAGAACGGCCAGCAGTACGACTGGGGCACGGTCTTCGCCGGCATCACGGTGTTCGAGTTCATCGGCGCCGGCGTGGTGCTGCTCGTGGCGTTCGTGCTGTGGCAGAAGTACAACCGCCGCGAACCGCTGGTGCCGCTCGGCGTGTTCGCCAACCGCAACTTCTCCGCGGGCACACTCACGGCCACGACCGTCGGCTTCACGATGACCGGCATGTTCCTGCCGCTGATCATCTACATCCAGACCGTGCTCGGCCTGAGCCCCACGCTCGCCGGCGCGCTGACCGCGCCGATGTCGCTGCTGTCGGGCGTCATCGCGCCGTTCGTGGGCCGCGCGTCGGACCGCATCAACGGCAAGTACCTCGTGATGGGCGGCCTTTCCCTGCTCGCGCTGGGCATCGGCATCATCGCCGTGCAGGCCCGCCCGGACACCAGCCCGTGGGCGCTGATCCCGGCGCTGCTCGTCTGCGGTCTCGGCATCGGCTGCATCTTCTCCCCGATGAGCAACCTGACCATGGCCTCGGTGCAGCCCAAGCTCGCCGGCACCGCGTCGGGCATCTTCAACACCGCCCGCCAGGTCGGCGGCGTCCTCGGCAGCGCGGCCATCGGCGTGCTCCTGCAGGCCCGCATCAGCGCCTCCATCGCCGACGAGGCCACCACCGCCGCGGCGCAGCTGCCCGAGCAGTACCGCCAGCCCTTCGCCGACGGCATCGCCCACGCCGCGGCGTCCACGGGCGAGTTCGGCTCCTCCGGGGGTCCCGCGCCCATCCCGGGCCTCCCCGCCGACATCGCCGCCCAAGCGGGCCGCCTCGCCTCCGAAGCCGTGCACAACGGCCTCACCGACGCCGCCCGCGCCACCCTGATCCTGCCGATCGCCGTGCTGATCCTCGGCGTCCTCTCGGCGTCCTTCCTGCGCCGCGTCACCCCCCGCCCCGCCCCGACGCCCACCACCCCGACCACCTCGGAAACCCCGGTCACTGCCTGA
- a CDS encoding Maf family protein produces the protein MRLVLASQSPARLALLRAAGLEPSVVVSGVDEDAVAAALTDPAPDELVMALAAAKGNAVFAEVAGIHADAVIVACDSMLSIGGEMVGKPGTPEVARRRWEVMAGNSGELLTGHAIIRVENGHRTKETAGTQRTTVHFGRPSTEELDAYIATGEPLQVAGAFTLDGLGGWFVEGIEGDPSSVIGLSLPLVRRLLTEVGVSVVDLWTRPTS, from the coding sequence GTGCGTCTCGTACTTGCTTCCCAGTCCCCCGCCCGTCTCGCGTTGCTGCGCGCCGCCGGGCTCGAGCCGAGTGTTGTGGTGTCCGGTGTCGACGAGGACGCCGTGGCGGCGGCGCTCACCGATCCGGCGCCCGACGAGCTGGTGATGGCGCTCGCCGCGGCCAAAGGCAACGCCGTGTTCGCCGAGGTGGCCGGCATCCACGCCGACGCGGTGATCGTGGCGTGCGACTCGATGCTGTCGATCGGCGGTGAGATGGTCGGCAAGCCCGGGACGCCCGAGGTCGCGCGGCGACGGTGGGAGGTGATGGCCGGCAACTCCGGCGAGCTGCTGACCGGCCACGCGATCATCCGCGTGGAAAACGGCCACCGCACCAAGGAAACCGCCGGCACGCAGCGCACCACCGTCCACTTCGGACGGCCCAGCACCGAGGAGCTCGACGCCTACATCGCCACCGGCGAGCCACTGCAGGTGGCGGGCGCGTTCACCCTCGACGGGCTCGGCGGCTGGTTCGTCGAGGGCATCGAGGGCGACCCCTCGAGTGTCATCGGGCTGAGCCTGCCGCTCGTTCGCCGCCTACTGACCGAGGTCGGGGTGAGTGTCGTGGATCTCTGGACGCGTCCCACATCCTGA
- a CDS encoding dicarboxylate/amino acid:cation symporter: MSFLRAYTKPRVFAAAVIGSLVVGALLGILARGTGATTLTEVLHQIGSIFTTLLQIAVIPLVFTAIVVGITSLRGLGGGRTAARLGGRTVLWFAITSFIASLIGIAIGKLFNPGAGGLGAGIAATAKNADKAAKSVSDWGSWDAFINGLLPQNFFSAFAEGNTLQVLFLAVVIGAAAYSLGDKAKPFVDFTTSVFEIIQRYLGWIVRLAPLGIAGLIGAAVSNYGDALFRPLLSTTAAVYVGCLLVLFVVYPILLKFVAKISPTTFFAKAGTAIQFAFASQSSAATLPLTRQAAVNLGVEPSYAAFATPLASATKMDGCAAVFPAIGAIFIANLSGVQLSIGQYVGIVVVAVLGALATAGTTGWLTALTLTTAFIGLDAKQVALGIALIYSVNPIMDMMRTATNVAGQIVVPTIVARAEDLLDDTVRDAPAPKAQAEPVSA, translated from the coding sequence GTGTCCTTCCTCCGCGCGTACACCAAACCTCGAGTCTTCGCGGCCGCTGTGATCGGCTCGCTCGTCGTCGGCGCGCTCCTCGGCATTCTCGCCAGGGGCACCGGCGCGACAACGCTCACCGAAGTGCTGCACCAGATCGGCTCGATCTTCACGACGCTGCTGCAGATCGCGGTGATCCCGCTGGTCTTCACGGCGATCGTGGTCGGCATCACGAGCCTGCGCGGCCTCGGCGGCGGGCGCACGGCCGCGCGGCTCGGCGGCCGCACGGTGCTGTGGTTCGCCATCACATCGTTCATCGCCTCGCTCATCGGCATCGCGATCGGCAAGCTGTTCAACCCGGGCGCCGGCGGCCTCGGCGCGGGCATCGCGGCCACGGCGAAGAACGCCGACAAGGCCGCCAAGAGCGTGAGCGACTGGGGTTCCTGGGACGCCTTCATCAACGGCCTGCTCCCCCAGAACTTCTTCTCCGCCTTCGCCGAAGGCAACACCCTGCAGGTGCTTTTCCTCGCCGTGGTGATCGGCGCCGCGGCCTACAGCCTTGGCGACAAGGCGAAGCCGTTCGTCGACTTCACCACGAGCGTCTTCGAAATCATCCAGCGCTACCTCGGCTGGATTGTGCGCCTGGCCCCGCTCGGCATCGCCGGCCTGATCGGCGCCGCCGTGTCCAACTACGGCGACGCCCTCTTCCGCCCGCTGCTCTCCACCACGGCCGCGGTCTACGTCGGCTGCCTGCTGGTGCTGTTCGTCGTCTACCCGATCCTGCTGAAGTTCGTCGCCAAGATCAGCCCGACCACGTTCTTCGCCAAGGCGGGCACGGCGATCCAGTTCGCGTTCGCCTCGCAGTCCTCCGCCGCGACGCTGCCGCTCACCCGCCAGGCGGCGGTGAACCTGGGTGTCGAACCGTCCTACGCCGCCTTCGCCACCCCGCTCGCCAGTGCGACCAAAATGGACGGTTGCGCGGCCGTTTTCCCGGCCATCGGAGCCATCTTCATCGCCAATCTGTCCGGCGTGCAGCTGAGCATCGGGCAGTACGTCGGCATCGTCGTGGTCGCCGTGCTCGGCGCGCTCGCCACCGCGGGCACCACGGGCTGGCTCACCGCGCTCACGCTCACCACCGCGTTCATCGGCCTCGACGCCAAGCAGGTGGCACTGGGCATCGCGCTCATCTACTCCGTAAACCCGATCATGGACATGATGCGCACGGCCACCAACGTCGCCGGCCAGATCGTGGTCCCGACCATCGTCGCCCGGGCCGAAGACCTGCTCGACGACACGGTGCGCGACGCCCCGGCCCCCAAGGCCCAGGCCGAACCCGTCAGCGCCTGA